One Megachile rotundata isolate GNS110a chromosome 5, iyMegRotu1, whole genome shotgun sequence genomic region harbors:
- the LOC105662343 gene encoding uncharacterized protein LOC105662343 — translation MIGNKMIALLCILLIGHHVQAVVNKAQTPIKNEESKPNEIKADDRISNYGPPADDYGPPIGSNLKGPAPVYGPPELVGDQGPTPIYPPPPPEISLPVYGPPLSSYGPPRNIKPVYGPPKQSFGPPLSPLPPKLSFGSLKLHYGPPKQHYGPPYSFGSFRPPKPQYGPPLKFTSGISNQYIAAVSSGHRATKPVHEPSISLPLTYEPPQKLAVQFNAQSNDEYGPPPPPISALPESQYGPPSGDLYAPPPPVPPPGVPAPPTPPDIKYDGWQPIAGLSNQQGPQNTYGPPSDVHHSVDVHQSSTNVHAADNPNVPSDSYGVPIHNPEAQDLKSSVKSNSNENAGLPPPSLPEYEPFHNDNQNPPKKDLPDKLVSGQVNLQYEVPKVEPLPVIKTVGFEILPTSSSLSDLSGLKLPVLDSAPHFNLGLGDTHAFQNLGNDLSLSQISANALANSYGPPLTSVSFGKLNSIETGIPLPPPPLLDTYNFPPLSSYSPNGPYPLAEAGRASSFSSFGLHGGSLFKQNIHHYRPHGSFRSPPPPPGSLIPPRNREPIKFKEPIPSGLLSNLNRYLPPPRHSDLKSPKTFVSTLSFEQQLPSLSAPVAFNKLHSLGSNSPMAAPNAHYGTPLSFSDFNTPAPVLTYGAPNFGPASSFVSTSTGFGSNLYDSIGNTITTTYGTPVVSLPLSTGGGHDCGFQQTGSGSQYSFEDTGSYLATSGPQIHSFGAAFPTQSLSADLGQNFKVGSLSNSLGGLGLAQSVSQLNLHSYEQPKTNLKDSYGNPVGVHTSSDHSDNVLASDHSQSSEVANVLSAPPVTQLQESSFSSSSHDSGIRAEALTANLSHQGFGQAKNLGSNEVDISQLLNNPESNEAVALAKGLSATGGDGFEVQGSKGTYMLQIQAADGGLGTENSDGSIRHDQVLSNGLLQDILAAIEQPEQGQIQIQGHPEAQSLQHVFSNLPDARNTDIPKGHYITVEEGSGKKDIGELASDRSESEFNKADASKKEAVALFFNNQYSDSRKETRSVTKSENVGVSEEAKGASKEKSS, via the exons ATGATCGGAAACAAG atGATCGCATTGCTGTGTATTCTGCTGATCGGACACCATGTTCAAGCAGTGGTAAACAAGGCGCAGACACCTATCAAGAACGAAGAAAGTAAACCAAACGAAATAAAAGCCGATGATAGGATAAGCAATTACGGTCCACCAGCTGACGATTATGGTCCACCGATTGGATCTAACTTGAAAGGACCAGCGCCAGTTTATGGTCCACCGGAACTGGTAGGCGATCAAGGACCTACGCCTATATATCCACCGCCGCCACCGGAGATATCGTTGCCGGTGTATGGGCCACCATTGTCTTCATACGGACCTCCACGAAACATTAAACCAGTCTACGGTCCACCAAAGCAAAGTTTCGGTCCTCCTTTGTCTCCTTTGCCCCCAAAATTGAGCTTCGGCTCGCTGAAACTCCACTACGGGCCACCGAAGCAACATTATGGCCCACCATATTCGTTCGGCTCGTTTAGGCCACCGAAGCCTCAGTATGGTCCTCCATTGAAATTCACTTCTGGCATATCTAATCAATACATCGCCGCGGTGTCTTCGGGTCATAGGGCAACGAAACCGGTGCACGAGCCTTCTATTTCACTACCCTTGACCTACGAGCCCCCGCAAAAACTTGCCGTTCAGTTTAACGCTCAATCAAACGACGAATATGGACCACCACCGCCACCGATTTCAGCGCTGCCCGAATCTCAGTATGGACCACCGTCTGGTGATTTGTACGCACCTCCTCCACCGGTTCCTCCACCGGGTGTCCCAGCACCGCCTACGCCACCCGACATCAAATACGACGGCTGGCAACCGATTGCCGGATTGAGCAATCAGCAGGGACCTCAAAACACCTATGGACCTCCATCAGACGTACACCACTCCGTGGACGTGCACCAGTCATCTACGAATGTGCATGCCGCGGACAATCCAAATGTGCCCAGTGATTCTTACGGGGTTCCGATACACAACCCTGAAGCTCAGGATCTGAAGAGTTCCGTGAAGTCGAACTCTAATGAAAACGCAGGACTACCACCGCCATCGTTGCCCGAGTACGAACCCTTCCACAACGACAACCAGAACCCGCCGAAGAAGGATCTACCCGACAAGCTCGTGTCTGGCCAGGTTAATTTACAGTACGAGGTACCTAAAGTTGAACCTCTGCCTGTCATCAAAACGGTTGGATTTGAAATATTGCCCACATCCTCGTCATTGTCAGACCTCTCCGGTTTGAAGTTACCGGTGCTGGATAGTGCGCCACATTTCAATCTTGGGCTCGGAGACACTCATgcgtttcagaatttaggaaacgATTTGTCGTTGTCTCAGATCTCAGCCAATGCGTTGGCCAACAGTTATGGTCCTCCATTGACGAGTGTATCCTTTGGAAAACTGAACTCCATTGAGACCGGAATACCTCTGCCTCCACCTCCTTTGTTGGATACGTACAATTTCCCTCCCCTGTCTTCGTATTCACCCAATGGACCGTACCCTCTCGCAGAAGCAGGTCGAGCGTCGTCGTTCTCTTCCTTCGGTTTGCACGGTGGATCTCTCTTTAAGCAGAACATACATCACTATCGTCCTCACGGGTCCTTCAGATCCCCTCCACCACCTCCAGGCTCTTTGATACCGCCTCGTAATCGCGAGCCGATCAAGTTCAAAGAACCCATCCCTAGCGGACTATTGAGCAACCTGAATCGCTACCTGCCGCCACCCAGACACTCCGACCTGAAATCACCGAAGACGTTCGTGTCGACCCTGTCGTTCGAGCAGCAGTTGCCCAGCCTGAGCGCCCCAGTAGCGTTCAACAAGTTACACAGCCTCGGTTCAAATTCGCCCATGGCTGCTCCGAACGCTCACTATGGCACGCCGTTGTCCTTCAGCGATTTCAACACCCCGGCACCGGTATTGACATACGGGGCTCCAAACTTTGGCCCAGCTTCTTCTTTCGTTTCTACCTCCACCGGCTTCGGGAGCAACCTGTACGACAGTATCGGTAATACCATAACCACCACCTATGGCACCCCCGTGGTGAGTTTACCGCTGTCGACAGGTGGAGGTCACGATTGCGGTTTCCAGCAGACGGGTTCTGGCTCGCAGTACAGTTTCGAAGATACCGGGAGCTACCTGGCCACTTCAGGACCCCAGATTCACAGTTTCGGCGCCGCTTTTCCTACTCAGTCCTTGTCCGCCGATTTGGGTCAGAATTTCAAGGTGGGCTCACTGTCGAACAGTCTGGGAGGTTTGGGTCTAGCTCAGTCCGTCAGTCAGCTGAATCTGCACAGCTACGAGCAGCCGAAGACCAATTTGAAGGACAGTTACGGTAATCCGGTAGGAGTTCACACGAGTTCCGACCACTCGGACAACGTTTTGGCCAGCGACCACAGCCAATCGTCCGAAGTGGCTAACGTGTTGTCGGCTCCTCCTGTGACGCAGCTCCAGGAGTCTTCGTTCTCTTCGAGTTCTCATGATTCTGGAATAAGGGCGGAGGCTTTGACCGCCAACTTGAGTCACCAAGGATTCGGTCAGGCTAAGAACCTTGGCTCGAACGAGGTGGACATCAGTCAGCTCTTGAACAATCCTGAAAGCAACGAAGCTGTGGCTCTGGCCAAAGGGTTATCGGCCACTGGAGGTGACGGATTCGAAGTTCAGGGTTCCAAGGGCACTTATATGCTGCAGATTCAGGCTGCCGATGGAGGACTAGGCACTGAGAACTCGGATGGCAGCATCAGACATGATCAGGTTTTATCGAATGGACTCCTGCAAGATATACTGGCGGCCATTGAGCAACCGGAGCAAGGGCAGATTCAGATTCAAGGTCATCCCGAAGCACAGTCGTTGCAACACGTGTTCAGTAATTTACCGGATGCTAGGAACACCGACATTCCTAAGGGACATTACATCACGGTCGAGGAGGGATCGGGGAAAAAGGATATTGGTGAATTGGCCAGCGACAGAAGCGAGAGTGAATTTAATAAAGCAGACGCTTCGAAGAAGGAAGCTGTTGCTCTTTTCTTCAATAATCAATACAGTGACTCCCGCAAGGAGACCAGGTCAGTAACGAAAAGCGAGAATGTAGGTGTTTCGGAAGAAGCGAAAGGTGCAAGTAAAGAGAAATCTTCTTAA